One Diospyros lotus cultivar Yz01 chromosome 1, ASM1463336v1, whole genome shotgun sequence genomic window carries:
- the LOC127804635 gene encoding WRKY transcription factor 55, translating into MEEISALIFQGCKLARELESNFPHLAGQPEVLSDSCDQILRLLAAAKAKLNVGDAQMVEPGERVEEWLRYGRGEAMGLHPRELFGAGNVVHGTPEGGKEMEVLGGGDGEDSEMFGAGGGEGRPPAVAGDHGGSSSSQRPRRRNVDGGKRRVLMPAPLAGNTEIPPDDGYTWRKYGQKEILGSKFPRSYYRCTHQRLYHCPAKKQVQRLDGDPFTFQVTYRGDHTCHMSSTAPTSSPPVMTQFSPTTTQSPPSAWLLDIKPTGEDLQVGLYRGFGLSGGGGTSSTTGSTGVGSGPLGARYGREVDNEQLLVADLADVMFNSASSSNNSMELIFSAMDDHKQKSREEQN; encoded by the exons ATGGAGGAGATCAGTGCTTTGATCTTCCAAGGTTGCAAGTTGGCCAGAGAGCTTGAATCGAACTTTCCACACTTGGCCGGCCAGCCCGAAGTTCTCTCGGATTCATGCGACCAGATCCTCAGGCTTTTGGCCGCCGCCAAAGCAAAGTTGAATGTTGGTGATGCGCAGATGGTGGAGCCCGGGGAGAGAGTGGAGGAGTGGCTGAGATACGGCCGCGGAGAGGCAATGGGGCTGCATCCGAGGGAGCTTTTCGGCGCTGGAAACGTCGTGCATGGGACGCCGGAGGGTGGGAAGGAGATGGAGGTCTTGGGTGGAGGAGATGGGGAAGATTCGGAGATGTTCGGGGCCGGCGGAGGGGAGGGGAGGCCACCCGCGGTTGCTGGGGATCACGGCGGGTCTTCGTCCTCGCAAAGGCCGCGAAGAAG GAACGTTGACGGCGGCAAACGAAGGGTCCTGATGCCAGCGCCACTGGCCGGAAACACTGAGATTCCGCCGGACGACGGCTACACTTGGAGAAAGTACGGCCAAAAGGAGATTCTAGGCTCAAAGTTCCCAAG GAGCTACTACAGGTGCACCCACCAGAGGCTGTACCATTGCCCGGCGAAGAAGCAAGTCCAGCGGCTCGACGGCGACCCTTTCACCTTCCAAGTCACCTACCGAGGCGACCACACATGCCACATGTCCTCCACCGCGCCCACCTCTTCGCCGCCAGTTATGACCCAATTTTCCCCTACAACCACCCAATCTCCGCCGTCTGCTTGGCTCTTAGATATCAAGCCAACTGGGGAAGACCTGCAGGTGGGATTGTACAGGGGCTTTGGCTTGAGTGGTGGCGGAGGGACTAGCAGCACAACTGGCTCCACTGGGGTTGGCAGCGGTCCGTTGGGTGCACGATATGGAAGAGAAGTTGACAACGAACAGCTACTGGTGGCGGATTTGGCTGACGTCATGTTTAACTCTGCTAGTAGCAGCAATAACAGCATGGAGCTCATCTTCTCCGCCATGGATGaccataaacaaaaatcaagagaGGAGCAAAACTAA